The DNA window TCACATCTTCATGTTTGCGAGCGGTATGATAGGGGCGCGCTGTAGTCAGGGCGTCATACACATCGGCGAGAGCTAATAACCGCCCTTGAACTGGGATTTCTTTTCCCCGTAGGTTTTTGGGATAACCTGTGCCATCCCACTTTTCGTGGTGATACAGCACATAGGGCAGCGTCCCATGCAAATGCTGAATGTCTCGCAGCATTTTTGCACCGGCGATAGTGTGCCTTTTCATCATGCTCCACTCATCATCGGTGAGGCGGCCCGGTTTATTGAGTACACTTGACGGGATGAGTATTTTGCCAATATCATGCAAGCGTCCCCCAAATTCAAGCATTCGCAGTTGTTGAAGCGGCCAGTTTAATTCATTTGCCACCCACATGGCGTACGTTGTCACGCGTTCCACATGCCCGCGGGTATAGTGATCTCGCCCCTCGATGACATTTGCCAAAACTTTGACGGTATCCAAATATGCCTGCCCCACCTGCGCAACTTCAACTGCCGCTGTGCGATACAGGCGGGCATTAATAATCTTAATTAGATCGTGTGGGTCAATGGGCTTGGTGAGGTAATCTTCAACACCCAATTCGCGCCCACGCTGAATGTCTTCTGTGGAACTGTGGGAGGTCAGAAAAATAAATGGGATGGTTGTCCAGGCTGGATTTTTACGCACTGCTTGGAAAAATTGGAGGCCATCCATTTGAGGCATATTCACATCGGAAAGAATCAGATGCGGGGTGACTTTCTCCAACATTTTAAGTCCATCTAAACCGTTTCCAGCTTGATGCGTAATATAGCCCTCCATCATTAAAGCGCGGGCGATGACATTGCGTATTTGCGAACTATCTTCAACTACGAGGATGATCCTCTCTGGCGTAGGAATGGTAAGTGAGCGCATTTTTAACTTTCAGGCAGGCGTTTTTTCATGACATCAAGAAAAACAACCACCAGATCTGAATCAAAATATTTTCCGGATTGCAATTCGATATAATGCAAGACCTCGCCATGTGGGCGCGCCGGATGATAAGGCCGCTCTGTGGTCAGTGCATCATACACATCAATGATGGCTAAAATGCGCGCCTCCAGCGGAATCTCGCGGCCTTGCAAACCCTCGGGATAGCCTGTGCCATCCCAATGTTCGTGATGATAAAGCACATATGGCCGCGCGGCCTGCAAATGGCTGATTCCACTCAGAATTTTTTCCCCGGCGACAGGATGCTGCTGCATCAACGCCCACTCTTCTGGCGTGAGTCTCCCGCGTTTGTTCAGAATTTGATCCGGAATGATGATTTTGCCAATATCATGCAGTCGGGCACCAAATTCCATCATGCGCATCTGTTCATCCGGCCAGCGTAGCTCTTCGGCCATCCAAAGCGCGTATTTGGTCACACGGTCCACATGCCCGCGAGTATAATGATCGCGTCCTTCAATTGCATTGGCTAATACTTTCACGGTTTCCAGGTAAGCCTGACCAATATGCGCAACTTCTACCTCGGCAGAGCGTAGCAAGCGGGCATTGATTGTGCTGAGCAAATCCTGGCGATTGATGGGTTTGGTAAGATAATCTTCAACCCCAAGTTCGCGTCCTAGCCGACGGCTTTGCGCCGAATTATCCGCGGTCAGGAAAAGAAACGGCACTGTGATCAGGCTTGGATTTTTGCGGATTTCTTTATAAAGTTCAATTCCATCTGTGCCGGGCATGTTAATATCTGAGAGAATCAGATCGGGCGTAAAATTGTTAAGCACCTTGAGTGCTTCTGCTCCGTTGCTAGTCTGAATGACAAGATAATTATCAATCTGCAAATGCTGGGCGATGCCTTCGCGAATTACGTCATTATCTTCAACCAGGAGGATTTTCTTGCTGGGTACGGGTATCGTTGGCTTTGGTATCATTGGGTATAGTGTATCAGAGATTAGGGCAAAGTGAAGCTATGAACCTGCTTTTTATTCATGGATTGGAAGGTAGCAGTCAGGGGATGAAGGCCGCATATTTGAGGGATCGTTTTCCCGATGTGCATACCCCCGATTTTACCGGATCACTGGATCAGCGCATGGGCAAACTCCTTTCAATTTTGCAATCTCATCCTGAAGATAATTGGACGTTGATCGGTTCCAGCTTTGGGGGGTTGATGGCTGCGCTCTATGCGAAGATGCACCCCCAAAGGTTGGACAAACTAATTCTCCTCGCGCCAGCCCTTGTCTGGCCCGATTTTGCCCTTCAAGAGAATTTGCAAGTTGATGTTCCCACAATCATCTATCATGGTACGCAAGATGATGTGATCCCGATCGATTATGTGCGTAGTTTAGCCGAGCGCAGTTTTACACAACTTAAATTCAATACGGTCGATGACGACCACATGCTGCACCGCACTGTTCGCGCGGTAGATTGGTTGCGGTTGATTTCACGCTGAGCGGCAGGCATTTGTGGTGTTTTCGTGATTTGATCGATTTATGACCTTGCTCCAAACCCACGGCGTGATTATACTCTGGTGTTATGAGTGTTGAAGAGCTGCTTGTAATTCTCCCTGATTCATATTCCCCGATTGACCGGGAACTCATTCAGCGCGCCTACCGTGTGGGCGAAAAAGCGCATCAGGGACAAACACGCGCCTCGGGCGAACCCTATTTTCTGCATTGCATGGCTGTGGCAACTATCCTCGCCGAGATGATGGTGCCGCCGCAGGTAATCGCTGCGGGTCTGCTCCACGATACGGTAGAAGATACTGATCTCACCATTGAAACTTTACGTAGTGATTTTGGCGATGATGTTGCCATGCTGGTTGACTCGGTCACCAAACTGACATCGTTGCCGCGCGTCTCGCGTGGCGACCATCTGGATGTCGAAGAAGAACCACTGGCGGAAGAAGTTCAGCCCGGCAAAAAAGGCGGACGGCATGATAAATCGGCCCTGGCGACAGCCAGTTTGCGCAAAACATTTTTGGCAATGGCCGATGATCCGCTGGTGGTGCTGATTAAACTTGCCGACCGTTTGCATAATATGCGCACACTGAATTTTACTTCACCCGACAAGCAAAAGCGCATTGCCAAAGAAACCATGGATATTTTTGCGCCGTTGGCAAGCCGTTTGGGTATCTGGCAAATGAAGTGGGAATTAGAAGATTTGTCTTTCCGTTATCTCGACAATCAAAAATATCTCGAAATTGCGCGCAAACTAACCGAGCGGCGCACAGAGCGCGAAGAAACCGTTGATGCCATCAAAGACCGCTTACAGGCCGTCATGGATCAAGTCGGCATCAAAAAGGCTCAGGTTACCGGCCGACCCAAGCATATCTATTCGATTTACCGCAAAATGCAGCGCAAGGGGGTCCCTTTTGAAGAAGTTTACGATATTCGCGGTATTCGTATTTTGGTGCCCGCAAAAGCCGATTGTTATGCTGTCTTGGGTGAAATTCATGCCAATTGGCGGCCTATCCCAGGCTCTTTTGACGATTATATTGCTGCCCCCAAAGAGAATTTCTACCAATCTTTGCACACCGCGGTAGTTTATGATGATGGCCGCACCCTTGAAGTGCAAATTCGCACTCAGGAAATGCACCAGGATTCCGAATATGGCATTGCTGCCCACTGGCGCTACAAAGAAGGCTCCGGACACGATCCCGATTTCGAGCGCCGGATTATCTATTTGCGCCAACTCATGGAATGGCGGCAAGATGTGGATGACGCTCAGGAATTTGTCGATGGCATGAAATCAGATGTCTTTGGCGACCGGGTGTATGTTTTTACCCCTAAAGGCGACATCATCGACTTGCCACAAGGGGCAACCCCGATCGATTTTGCCTATCATGTGCATACGGAAGTTGGACATCGCTGCCGTGGCGCCAAAATTGGCGGCAAACTGGTTTCGCTCGATTCATCCCTCAAAACCGGCGATCAGGTATCCATTCTTACCGCCAAGCGTGGCGGCCCCAGCCGGGACTGGCTCAATACGCGTCTGGGGTTGGTAAAAACCCAGCGTGCGCGCTCAAAAATTCAGCGCTGGTTTAAAATTCAGGCCCGTGACCAAAATGTAAAACACGGCCGCGAACTCCTGGAGCGTGAACTCCGCCAATTGGGACTGGTCGATGAAAATCTGGAGCAGTTGGCGCGGGACTTAAATTTTAAGGCTGTGGATGATCTCTCTGAGGCGATTGGGATTGGCGATCTTCCGCTGGCGCGTGTTTCCAACGCGCTAATTTTGATCGAGGAAGACGAAGACGACGATTTCGAATTTCCGGTGCC is part of the Chloroflexota bacterium genome and encodes:
- a CDS encoding response regulator, translating into MRSLTIPTPERIILVVEDSSQIRNVIARALMMEGYITHQAGNGLDGLKMLEKVTPHLILSDVNMPQMDGLQFFQAVRKNPAWTTIPFIFLTSHSSTEDIQRGRELGVEDYLTKPIDPHDLIKIINARLYRTAAVEVAQVGQAYLDTVKVLANVIEGRDHYTRGHVERVTTYAMWVANELNWPLQQLRMLEFGGRLHDIGKILIPSSVLNKPGRLTDDEWSMMKRHTIAGAKMLRDIQHLHGTLPYVLYHHEKWDGTGYPKNLRGKEIPVQGRLLALADVYDALTTARPYHTARKHEDVIEILRKDSGIHFDPKLTPIFIDVLNKRRAQSIAQKKT
- a CDS encoding response regulator, coding for MIPKPTIPVPSKKILLVEDNDVIREGIAQHLQIDNYLVIQTSNGAEALKVLNNFTPDLILSDINMPGTDGIELYKEIRKNPSLITVPFLFLTADNSAQSRRLGRELGVEDYLTKPINRQDLLSTINARLLRSAEVEVAHIGQAYLETVKVLANAIEGRDHYTRGHVDRVTKYALWMAEELRWPDEQMRMMEFGARLHDIGKIIIPDQILNKRGRLTPEEWALMQQHPVAGEKILSGISHLQAARPYVLYHHEHWDGTGYPEGLQGREIPLEARILAIIDVYDALTTERPYHPARPHGEVLHYIELQSGKYFDSDLVVVFLDVMKKRLPES
- a CDS encoding alpha/beta fold hydrolase yields the protein MNLLFIHGLEGSSQGMKAAYLRDRFPDVHTPDFTGSLDQRMGKLLSILQSHPEDNWTLIGSSFGGLMAALYAKMHPQRLDKLILLAPALVWPDFALQENLQVDVPTIIYHGTQDDVIPIDYVRSLAERSFTQLKFNTVDDDHMLHRTVRAVDWLRLISR
- a CDS encoding bifunctional (p)ppGpp synthetase/guanosine-3',5'-bis(diphosphate) 3'-pyrophosphohydrolase, whose translation is MSVEELLVILPDSYSPIDRELIQRAYRVGEKAHQGQTRASGEPYFLHCMAVATILAEMMVPPQVIAAGLLHDTVEDTDLTIETLRSDFGDDVAMLVDSVTKLTSLPRVSRGDHLDVEEEPLAEEVQPGKKGGRHDKSALATASLRKTFLAMADDPLVVLIKLADRLHNMRTLNFTSPDKQKRIAKETMDIFAPLASRLGIWQMKWELEDLSFRYLDNQKYLEIARKLTERRTEREETVDAIKDRLQAVMDQVGIKKAQVTGRPKHIYSIYRKMQRKGVPFEEVYDIRGIRILVPAKADCYAVLGEIHANWRPIPGSFDDYIAAPKENFYQSLHTAVVYDDGRTLEVQIRTQEMHQDSEYGIAAHWRYKEGSGHDPDFERRIIYLRQLMEWRQDVDDAQEFVDGMKSDVFGDRVYVFTPKGDIIDLPQGATPIDFAYHVHTEVGHRCRGAKIGGKLVSLDSSLKTGDQVSILTAKRGGPSRDWLNTRLGLVKTQRARSKIQRWFKIQARDQNVKHGRELLERELRQLGLVDENLEQLARDLNFKAVDDLSEAIGIGDLPLARVSNALILIEEDEDDDFEFPVPPLKEMESQTVEGITVRGLKGLLTRMALCCNPAPGDEITGYITRGRGATIHRRDCPNILNVKDQERLVKVSWGEVRQTFPVPVRIKAYDRAGLLKDVSTLLDDEGVSMNRVQVDVNRRNMATFDLVLEVRDIAHLSRILDRVERLDNIVDARRVRAR